The following proteins are encoded in a genomic region of Sphingopyxis sp. YF1:
- a CDS encoding Hsp70 family protein — MTRDATASATALGLDFGTTNSVVALADGCGGSELVEYAGDDATGAVFRSALCFWEEECAWQGIAHEAGPWAIAEYLQSPLDSRFVQSFKSVAASASFERALIFNRPYRFEDMGRLFLQRLVAHAGGRLDTRPRRVIVGRPVEYAGARPDPELARRRYDAMLEAFGTEIYYVHEPLGAAHSYAARLTEPATILVADFGGGTTDFSIVRVAEPGAPRRCVPLASSGIGIAGDRFDYRIVDRLVLPLLGKGGRYRSFDKLLEIPGGYFADFADWSRLALMRNRRTLDELRRLQRDAVDPEPIGRMIALIEHEQGFPLYDAVGRLKRALSDAEEADFAFRSDGVEISASVRRADFERWIADDLHRVEAAMDAALVRAQAAPETIDRVFLTGGSSMIPAIRALFARRFGRERIATGGELTSIAHGLALIGEEDDPAEWAA; from the coding sequence ATGACCCGCGACGCGACCGCGAGCGCAACCGCGCTCGGCCTCGATTTCGGGACGACCAACAGCGTCGTCGCGCTCGCCGACGGATGCGGCGGGTCGGAACTGGTCGAATATGCGGGCGACGACGCCACCGGCGCGGTGTTCCGCTCGGCGCTCTGCTTCTGGGAAGAGGAGTGCGCCTGGCAGGGGATCGCGCACGAGGCGGGACCGTGGGCGATCGCCGAATATCTCCAGTCACCGCTCGACAGCCGCTTCGTCCAGTCGTTCAAGAGCGTCGCGGCGAGCGCGTCGTTCGAACGCGCGCTGATCTTCAATCGCCCCTATCGCTTCGAGGACATGGGGCGGCTGTTCCTCCAGCGGCTCGTCGCGCACGCGGGCGGGCGGCTCGACACGCGCCCGCGCCGCGTGATCGTCGGGCGGCCGGTCGAATATGCCGGCGCGCGCCCCGACCCCGAGCTGGCGCGGCGGCGCTACGACGCGATGCTCGAAGCCTTCGGGACCGAGATATATTATGTCCACGAACCGCTGGGTGCCGCGCACAGCTATGCCGCGCGGCTGACCGAGCCCGCGACGATCCTCGTCGCCGATTTCGGCGGCGGCACCACCGACTTTTCGATCGTCCGCGTCGCTGAACCGGGCGCGCCGCGGCGCTGTGTGCCGCTCGCCTCGTCGGGGATCGGCATCGCGGGCGACCGCTTCGACTACCGCATCGTCGACCGGCTGGTGCTGCCGCTGCTCGGCAAGGGCGGGCGCTATCGCTCGTTCGACAAATTGCTCGAAATCCCGGGCGGCTATTTCGCCGACTTCGCCGACTGGTCGCGCCTCGCGCTGATGCGCAACCGCCGCACGCTCGACGAACTCCGGCGGTTGCAGCGCGACGCGGTCGATCCCGAACCGATCGGGCGGATGATCGCGCTGATCGAGCACGAGCAGGGTTTCCCGCTCTACGACGCGGTCGGGCGGCTCAAGCGCGCGCTGTCCGATGCCGAGGAGGCCGATTTCGCCTTTCGCAGCGACGGGGTCGAAATTTCGGCATCGGTGCGCCGCGCCGATTTCGAGCGCTGGATCGCCGACGATCTGCATCGCGTCGAGGCGGCGATGGACGCGGCGCTGGTGCGGGCACAGGCCGCGCCCGAAACGATCGACCGGGTGTTCCTGACCGGCGGATCGTCGATGATCCCGGCGATCCGCGCGCTGTTCGCGCGGCGGTTCGGGCGCGAGCGGATCGCGACCGGCGGCGAGCTGACCTCGATCGCGCACGGGCTGGCGCTCATCGGCGAGGAGGATGACCCGGCGGAGTGGGCAGCGTAG
- the arsC gene encoding arsenate reductase (glutaredoxin) (This arsenate reductase requires both glutathione and glutaredoxin to convert arsenate to arsenite, after which the efflux transporter formed by ArsA and ArsB can extrude the arsenite from the cell, providing resistance.), with product MKATIWHNPACGTSRKTLAILEETPGVEVTVVEYLKQPYTAGKLEQLFKSAGIGARDALRLRGTDAEERGLKDADEATIIAAMAANPAYVERPFVETDKGARLCRPQDKVHEIL from the coding sequence ATGAAAGCGACCATCTGGCACAACCCCGCATGCGGCACCTCGCGCAAGACGCTGGCGATTCTCGAAGAGACGCCGGGCGTCGAGGTCACCGTCGTCGAATATCTGAAGCAGCCCTACACCGCCGGCAAGCTGGAACAGCTGTTCAAGAGCGCCGGCATCGGCGCCCGCGACGCGCTGCGCCTGCGCGGCACCGACGCCGAGGAACGCGGGCTGAAGGATGCCGACGAAGCGACGATCATCGCCGCGATGGCCGCCAACCCCGCCTATGTCGAACGCCCCTTCGTCGAAACCGACAAGGGCGCGCGGCTGTGCCGTCCGCAGGACAAGGTGCACGAAATTCTTTGA